One region of Chlamydia psittaci 6BC genomic DNA includes:
- the tal gene encoding transaldolase encodes MSSQFEQLKLLSVLVCDTGDPELVKSSESQDATTNPSLILKVAQEPKYQELLTEAIAWGIRQNGDDVQTLTFVLDKIQVNFGLEILKYIPGRVSLEIDARLSFNTEAMVQRAIFLSELFAASGGDKKRLLVKIPGTWEGIQAVELLEKQGIACNVTLIFNLIQAIAAAKAKATLISPFVGRIYDWWIAAYGDDGYSIDADPGVASVSNIYTYYKKFDITTQIMAASFRSKEQVLALAGCDLLTVSPKLLDELKKDQSPVARKLDPAEAKKLDVQPVELTESIFRFLMNEDAMATEKLAEGIRIFSGDTQILEAAVTEFIKQIAAQDV; translated from the coding sequence ATGTCCAGTCAATTCGAGCAACTCAAACTCTTGAGCGTTCTTGTTTGCGACACTGGTGATCCAGAGTTAGTTAAGTCTTCAGAGTCTCAAGATGCAACGACGAATCCGTCTCTTATTCTCAAAGTTGCGCAAGAACCCAAGTATCAAGAATTGCTAACAGAAGCTATTGCTTGGGGAATTCGACAGAATGGTGATGACGTTCAAACCCTCACTTTTGTTTTAGACAAGATACAGGTAAATTTTGGTCTAGAAATTTTAAAATACATTCCGGGTAGAGTTTCTTTAGAAATAGATGCTCGTCTTTCGTTCAATACAGAAGCTATGGTACAACGAGCTATTTTCTTAAGCGAGTTGTTCGCAGCCTCTGGAGGAGATAAAAAGCGTCTTTTGGTTAAAATCCCAGGTACTTGGGAGGGTATACAAGCAGTAGAATTATTAGAGAAACAAGGTATTGCTTGTAATGTCACCCTTATTTTTAACTTAATTCAAGCTATCGCTGCTGCAAAAGCAAAAGCCACTTTAATTTCGCCATTTGTTGGGCGTATTTATGATTGGTGGATAGCTGCTTACGGAGATGATGGGTACTCTATAGATGCGGATCCTGGTGTGGCTTCTGTATCGAATATCTATACATATTATAAGAAGTTTGATATCACTACACAAATTATGGCTGCTTCTTTCCGTTCTAAAGAGCAAGTATTAGCCTTGGCCGGATGTGATTTATTAACAGTTTCTCCTAAATTGTTAGACGAACTAAAGAAGGATCAGTCTCCGGTTGCAAGAAAGTTAGATCCAGCGGAAGCTAAGAAACTCGATGTTCAGCCTGTTGAATTAACAGAAAGCATATTCCGTTTCTTAATGAATGAAGATGCTATGGCTACTGAGAAACTCGCTGAGGGAATCCGTATATTCTCTGGTGATACCCAGATTCTTGAAGCCGCTGTTACAGAATTTATTAAGCAAATAGCCGCACAAGATGTGTAA
- the rpoC gene encoding DNA-directed RNA polymerase subunit beta': MFGEGSRDNVSLSKEGLFDKLEIGIASDITIRDKWSCGEIKKPETINYRTFKPEKGGLFCEKIFGPTKDWECCCGKYKKIKHKGIVCDRCGVEVTLSKVRRERMAHIELAVPIVHIWFFKTTPSRIGNVLGMTASDLERIIYYEEYVVIDPGKTDLNKKQLLNDAQYREVIEKWGKDSFVAKMGGEAIYDLLKSEDLQSLLKELKDRLRKTKSQQARMKLAKRLKIIEGFVSSSNHAEWMVLKSVPVVPPDLRPLVPLDGGRFATSDLNDLYRRVINRNNRLKAILRLKTPEVIVRNEKRMLQEAVDALFDNGRHGHPVMGAGNRPLKSLSEMLKGKNGRFRQNLLGKRVDYSGRSVIIVGPELKFNQCGLPKEMALELFEPFIIKRLKDQGSVYTIRSAKKMIQRGAPEVWDVLEEIIKGHPVLLNRAPTLHRLGIQAFEPVLIEGKAIRVHPLVCAAFNADFDGDQMAVHVPLSIEAQLEAKVLMMAPDNIFLPSSGKPVATPSKDMTLGIYYLMADPTYCPEEHGGKVKIFRDVTEVLRALYSGGFLDEHTNGRRDETGRGIHIHEKIKVRIDGQVIETTPGRVLFNRIVPKELGFQNYSMPSKRISELILQCYKKVGLEATVRFLDDLKDLGFIQATKAAISMGLKDVKIPEIKSEILKEAYDKVAIVKKQYDDGIITDGERHSKTISIWTEVSELLSDALYVEISKQTKSKHNPLFLMIDSGARGNKSQLKQLGALRGLMAKPNGAIIESPITSNFREGLTVLEYSISSHGARKGLADTALKTADSGYLTRRLVDVAQDVIITEKDCGTLNHIEITAIRQGSEELLPLKDRIYGRTVSEDIYQPGNKSKLLAKNGDVITSAQAELIDDAGIESIKIRSTLTCESRRGVCAKCYGLNLANGRLIGLGEAVGIIAAQSIGEPGTQLTMRTFHLGGIAATSSTPEIVTDCDGILVYMDLRVVVGQDGNHLVLNKKGAIHVVRDEGRSLEEYKKLLSTKSIESLETYPVELGVKILVGDGEKVTAGQRIAEVELHNIPIICDKPGFVKYEDLVEGISTEKVVNKNTGLVELIVKQHRGELHPQIAIYSDPGLTELVGTYAIPSGAIVSVEENQKVDPGMLLARLPRGAIKTKDITGGLPRVAELVEARKPEDAADIAKIDGVVDFKGIQKNKRILVVRDEITGMEEEHLIPLTKHLIVQRGDHVMKGQQLTDGLVVPHEILEICGVRELQKYLVNEVQEVYRLQGVDINDKHVEIIVRQMLQKVRITDPGDTTLLFGEEVNKKEFYEENKRTEEEGGKPAQAVPVLLGITKASLGTESFISAASFQDTTRVLTDAACSSKTDYLLGFKENVIMGHMIPGGTGFDTHKRIKQYLEKEQEELVFDFVSESECAC, from the coding sequence ATGTTTGGAGAAGGTTCTCGAGACAATGTCTCTCTATCTAAAGAGGGGCTATTTGATAAATTAGAAATTGGAATTGCCTCAGATATTACTATTCGCGATAAGTGGTCTTGTGGGGAAATCAAGAAGCCTGAAACAATCAATTACCGTACGTTTAAACCTGAAAAAGGTGGACTATTTTGCGAAAAGATTTTTGGTCCCACAAAGGATTGGGAATGCTGTTGTGGTAAATACAAGAAGATTAAGCATAAAGGTATTGTTTGTGATCGCTGCGGAGTAGAGGTTACTCTTTCTAAGGTTCGTCGTGAACGTATGGCTCATATTGAGCTGGCTGTGCCTATCGTACATATATGGTTTTTTAAGACTACACCATCAAGAATAGGTAACGTCTTAGGAATGACCGCTTCTGATCTTGAAAGGATTATTTATTACGAAGAATATGTAGTTATCGATCCAGGTAAGACAGATTTAAATAAAAAGCAGCTTTTAAATGATGCTCAGTATCGAGAAGTCATTGAGAAGTGGGGAAAAGATTCTTTCGTAGCCAAAATGGGCGGAGAGGCTATCTATGATTTATTGAAATCAGAAGATCTTCAAAGTCTATTAAAAGAGCTTAAGGATCGTTTGCGAAAAACCAAATCTCAGCAAGCCAGAATGAAACTTGCTAAGCGATTAAAAATTATCGAAGGTTTTGTCTCTTCTTCGAATCACGCTGAGTGGATGGTTTTAAAAAGTGTTCCTGTCGTTCCACCCGATCTACGTCCTTTAGTTCCATTAGATGGTGGAAGGTTTGCAACTTCTGATTTAAATGATCTATACCGTCGTGTAATTAACCGAAATAATCGTTTAAAAGCTATTTTAAGGCTAAAAACTCCTGAAGTGATCGTACGTAATGAAAAACGTATGTTACAGGAAGCCGTGGACGCTCTATTTGATAACGGTCGTCATGGACACCCTGTCATGGGAGCAGGGAATCGTCCATTAAAATCCCTTTCTGAAATGCTAAAAGGGAAAAATGGACGCTTCCGACAAAATCTTTTAGGTAAGCGTGTTGATTATTCTGGACGTTCTGTCATTATCGTAGGTCCTGAATTGAAGTTTAATCAATGCGGTTTGCCTAAAGAAATGGCTCTTGAGTTGTTTGAACCGTTCATTATTAAAAGATTAAAAGATCAGGGTAGTGTCTATACTATTCGTTCTGCTAAGAAAATGATTCAACGTGGAGCTCCTGAAGTTTGGGATGTTCTAGAAGAAATTATTAAAGGCCATCCAGTATTGCTTAACCGAGCCCCCACACTCCACCGTTTAGGGATACAGGCGTTTGAACCTGTATTAATCGAAGGTAAAGCGATTCGTGTGCATCCCCTAGTCTGTGCAGCATTTAACGCGGACTTCGATGGAGACCAAATGGCTGTTCACGTGCCGCTGTCTATAGAAGCACAATTAGAAGCCAAAGTTTTGATGATGGCTCCTGATAACATCTTCTTGCCGTCTTCTGGAAAGCCTGTCGCTACACCTTCTAAGGATATGACCTTAGGTATTTACTATCTGATGGCAGACCCGACATATTGCCCGGAAGAGCATGGAGGAAAAGTCAAAATCTTTAGGGATGTTACGGAAGTCTTGCGAGCATTGTATTCTGGCGGATTCCTAGATGAGCATACAAATGGTCGTCGCGATGAAACAGGCCGTGGTATTCATATTCACGAGAAAATTAAAGTACGCATCGATGGTCAGGTTATTGAAACTACTCCAGGAAGAGTTCTGTTTAATAGAATTGTTCCTAAAGAGTTAGGGTTCCAAAACTATAGCATGCCAAGTAAGCGTATCAGTGAATTGATTTTACAATGCTATAAAAAAGTAGGGCTTGAGGCTACTGTACGCTTCTTAGATGATCTTAAAGATTTAGGATTTATCCAAGCGACGAAAGCTGCGATCTCTATGGGATTGAAAGATGTAAAAATTCCTGAGATTAAAAGTGAAATTCTTAAAGAAGCTTATGACAAGGTTGCCATTGTTAAGAAACAATATGATGATGGTATTATCACCGATGGTGAACGTCATTCTAAAACTATTAGTATTTGGACAGAGGTTTCAGAACTCTTGTCAGACGCTCTTTATGTTGAAATTAGTAAGCAAACTAAAAGTAAACACAACCCTCTGTTCTTGATGATAGATTCAGGAGCTCGAGGTAATAAGTCTCAGTTGAAGCAGTTAGGAGCTCTACGAGGTTTAATGGCTAAGCCAAACGGTGCGATTATCGAATCTCCGATTACCTCGAACTTCCGCGAAGGATTAACCGTTCTTGAGTATTCCATTTCTTCTCACGGTGCTAGAAAAGGTTTAGCTGATACTGCATTGAAGACAGCTGACTCTGGATATTTAACTCGAAGACTTGTTGACGTAGCTCAAGATGTCATCATTACGGAAAAAGATTGCGGAACATTGAATCATATCGAAATTACTGCAATTCGACAGGGTTCAGAAGAGCTTCTACCTTTAAAAGATCGTATTTATGGTCGTACGGTATCAGAAGATATCTATCAACCCGGTAATAAAAGTAAGCTTCTAGCTAAGAATGGAGATGTGATTACATCTGCTCAGGCTGAACTTATTGATGATGCTGGAATTGAAAGTATTAAAATCCGCTCTACACTTACTTGTGAAAGTCGTCGTGGTGTTTGTGCTAAGTGTTATGGGTTAAACCTTGCTAATGGTCGTCTGATTGGTTTAGGAGAAGCTGTGGGTATTATAGCTGCTCAATCCATTGGTGAACCTGGAACACAGCTAACGATGAGAACGTTCCACCTTGGAGGTATCGCAGCTACATCTTCAACTCCAGAAATTGTTACAGATTGTGACGGTATCCTAGTATACATGGATCTACGTGTGGTTGTGGGTCAAGATGGAAATCACTTAGTCTTGAATAAGAAAGGTGCTATCCATGTTGTCCGTGATGAAGGACGTAGTTTAGAAGAGTACAAGAAACTTCTAAGCACCAAGTCTATAGAAAGTTTAGAGACTTATCCGGTAGAACTCGGTGTTAAGATTTTAGTAGGTGATGGGGAGAAGGTAACTGCAGGCCAAAGAATTGCTGAGGTCGAGTTACATAATATTCCAATTATCTGTGATAAGCCTGGTTTTGTAAAATACGAAGACTTAGTAGAGGGTATTTCTACAGAGAAAGTAGTTAATAAGAACACAGGTTTAGTCGAGCTTATTGTTAAACAGCATCGTGGAGAACTGCATCCTCAAATTGCTATTTATTCTGATCCCGGTTTGACGGAATTGGTTGGAACATACGCTATTCCTTCTGGAGCGATTGTTTCTGTCGAAGAAAATCAAAAAGTCGACCCTGGTATGTTATTAGCAAGATTACCTCGAGGGGCAATTAAGACTAAGGATATTACTGGAGGTCTACCTAGGGTTGCTGAATTAGTTGAAGCTCGTAAGCCTGAAGACGCTGCAGATATTGCAAAGATTGATGGTGTTGTAGACTTTAAAGGAATTCAGAAAAATAAACGTATTCTTGTTGTTCGTGACGAAATAACAGGAATGGAAGAAGAACATCTGATTCCTTTGACCAAGCACTTGATTGTTCAACGTGGAGATCATGTGATGAAGGGACAGCAGCTAACAGATGGTTTGGTTGTTCCACATGAAATCCTAGAAATTTGTGGCGTTCGCGAATTGCAAAAGTACTTAGTCAATGAGGTTCAAGAAGTTTATCGTTTACAGGGTGTAGACATCAATGATAAGCATGTAGAAATCATTGTTCGTCAAATGTTGCAGAAGGTTCGCATTACTGATCCAGGTGATACTACTTTACTCTTCGGAGAAGAAGTAAATAAAAAAGAATTCTACGAAGAGAATAAACGTACAGAAGAGGAAGGTGGAAAACCAGCACAAGCTGTTCCAGTATTATTGGGAATTACCAAAGCTTCGTTGGGTACAGAATCCTTTATTTCTGCCGCATCCTTCCAAGATACGACTCGGGTATTAACTGATGCTGCGTGTAGTAGTAAAACTGACTACCTGTTAGGATTCAAAGAGAATGTCATTATGGGGCATATGATTCCTGGAGGTACAGGGTTTGATACACACAAGCGTATTAAGCAGTACTTAGAAAAGGAACAAGAGGAACTTGTCTTTGACTTTGTAAGCGAATCTGAATGCGCTTGTTAG